The following proteins are co-located in the Neodiprion virginianus isolate iyNeoVirg1 chromosome 6, iyNeoVirg1.1, whole genome shotgun sequence genome:
- the LOC124307717 gene encoding uncharacterized protein LOC124307717: protein MDGYILYSYIYICYILYVYIYYILYILYIYIYNMYIHVGHKLRIITAREFCIRAQVAPCDTFFRFNLEYIFIDIAWGLKKNTVMGTATQQYCLRWNNHRSNLLTVFDELLQNEAFTDVTLAVDGGASVKCHRMVLAACSSYFQTLFIDLPCKHPVVVLKDVKYIEIKAILEYMYRGEVNVAQEQLGGLLKVAEALKVKGLVEENGSQGRREEGETTAPSPPAITTSTTSSAAHSSGQISPPHSTGTPYSQYGKSPVDRGQGRLSMPMWALSGLPLAQHPSSGHPPPPHAQHSSMLGGSYDNGSDSSPLKRKKMSNMLINRDTPILRTVLGQGHADSSQGGVPLLHPDSHESHSRTHSNGSANDMDRRNSNDLSQSEAVHSPYTDISLMDEDEKPSPQSFAGETNRGIVNYVPTQKPEWKRYKQYTRNDIMSAIEAVRSGMSALQAARKYGVPSRTLYDKVKKLGITTSRPFKRGSNGSGACFPYGIGGNANGTIYSGGLSESENENSSAGIGNNPGSMLDPSFIEGRDTVERETMIEMTLRSPSPAVHSMSQQHQQQQQQQQPTTEDQVEDLSVNRKPEIRVIVPPLIVKEEEQDTPNNSDRN, encoded by the exons ATGGACGGTTACATATTATactcttatatatatatatgttacatattatacgtttatatatattatatattatatatattatatatatatatatataatatgtatatacacgtagGTCATAAACTGAGAATTATAACTGCACGCGAATTTTGTATTCGTGCTCAAGTCGCTCCATGCGATACGTTTTTTCGCTTTAATttagaatatattttcattgatattgCTTGGG gattaaaaaaaaatactgtaatgGGGACTGCAACTCAACAGTACTGCCTGCGCTGGAACAATCACAGATCAAACTTACTGACAGTGTTCGACGAGCTGTTGCAAAACGAGGCTTTCACCGATGTCACGTTAGCAGTGGATGGCGGTGCATCGGTCAAATGTCACAGAATGGTTTTGGCGGCGTGCTCCTCGTACTTCCAAACTCTCTTCATTGATCTACCGTGTAAACATCCTGTAGTCGTGCTAAAAGATGTTAAATATATCGAGATAAAAGCAATTCTGGAGTACATGTATCGTGGCGAAGTAAACGTTGCTCAGGAACAGCTCGGCGGCTTGCTGAAGGTTGCCGAAGCACTCAAGGTTAAAGGACTGGTAGAAGAAAATGGCTCACAGGGTAGAAGGGAGGAAGGTGAAACCACAGCCCCGTCGCCTCCTGCAATAACGACTAGCACTACAAGCAGCGCGGCTCACAGTAGTGGCCAGATCTCGCCACCTCACTCTACCGGCACCCCTTACAGTCAGTACGGCAAATCGCCCGTAGATAGAGGACAGGGAAGGCTGTCTATGCCGATGTGGGCATTGTCAGGGCTGCCGCTGGCCCAACATCCGTCATCCGGCCATCCGCCACCCCCCCATGCCCAGCATTCGTCCATGTTGGGTGGCTCGTACGACAACGGGTCAGACTCGTCACCtctaaaacgaaaaaaaatgtcaaatatGCTTATTAACCGTGATACACCGATCCTGAGAACCGTACTTGGACAAGGGCATGCGGACAGCTCCCAAGGGGGTGTACCCCTGTTACATCCAGACAGTCACGAAAGCCACTCTCGCACCCATAGCAACGGCTCGGCCAACGACATGGACAGGCGCAACAGTAACGATCTTTCACAGAGCGAGGCTGTTCACAGTCCTTACACAGACATATCGCTAATGGATGAAGATGAAAAGCCTTCGCCACAATCCTTTGCAGGAGAAACAAACCGAG GAATAGTCAATTACGTTCCGACACAAAAACCTGAATGGAAACGTTACAAACAATACACAAGGAACGACATAATGTCGGCGATAGAAGCGGTCAGATCGGGAATGAGTGCCCTGCAAGCGGCTCGAAAATATGGTGTACCATCGCGCACCCTGTACGACAAAGTCAAAAAATTGGGAATAACCACATCAAGACCTTTCAAACGTGGCTCTAATGGAAGCGGGGCTTGTTTTCCATATGGTATAGGTGGTAATGCAAATGGAACCATTTACAGCGGTGGATTGTcagaaagtgaaaatgaaaacagtagCGCAGGAATAGGGAATAATCCTGGGTCGATGCTCGATCCAAGTTTCATAGAGGGTCGAGACACCGTTGAACGAGAAACTATGATAGAAATGACACTTCGCAGTCCGAGCCCAGCCGTTCACTCAATGTCTCAACAGCaccaacaacagcagcagcagcaacagccGACTACAGAAGATCAAGTAGAAGATTTGTCGGTGAACCGAAAGCCAGAGATTCGAGTAATAGTACCACCGTTAATAGTCAAGGAGGAAGAACAGGATACTCCAAATAACTCTGATCGTAACTAA